The Glycine soja cultivar W05 chromosome 3, ASM419377v2, whole genome shotgun sequence genome window below encodes:
- the LOC114406259 gene encoding uncharacterized protein LOC114406259: MDKINPALVALMVHQYLRDNHFSQTSSIFLNEASSLFTDSSTNQLSKTMLGLVQILDEYMCLKKQKEMLHQQRVMVIQEKYRLQMFVQGLKNVINTFQKPLSLNVVGMSTNSAVVPQWRLCNETPSGVSSIASIGSAMQNTFGNFSTPMISASDKKRKDTEIVNGPAVGKKPRGRPPGRKNQVQGQNTLPQSSNVVNNQVVSWQSSSSTLPPSGICAPNGSQVQGSNVAKGSFNHPLFFVPNHSQILETPPRTQSSHCDTYVSPTNFLVALRFQPIELCLTLKNKWLIKRAVIAILLSKQIQEKQVRRMM; this comes from the exons ATGGACAAAATCAACCCTGCTCTTGTGGCCCTCATGGTCCACCAGTACCTCAGAGACAATCATTTTTCTCAAACGTCTTCTATCTTCCTGAACGAGGCTTCCTCCCTCTTCACTGATTCGTCGACCAACCAG ttgtcaAAGACTATGCTGGGCTTGGTGCAAATATTGGATGAGTATATGtgtttgaaaaagcaaaaggagaTGTTGCATCAACAACGGGTCATGGTGATTCAAGAGAAATACCgacttcaaatgtttgtgcaaGGCCtgaaaaatgttataaatacttttcagaagccactctcatTGAATGTCGTAGGGATGAGCACAAATTCTGCAGTGGTTCCTCAATGGAGGCTTTGTAATGAAACTCCTTCAG GTGTTTCTTCTATTGCAAGTATTGGTTCTGCCATGCAAAACACATTTGGGAACTTCTCAACACCAATGATTAGTGCGTCTGACAAGAAGAGAAAAGATACTGAAATAGTAAATGGGCCTGCAGTAGGAAAGAAACCTCGTGGTAGACCACCTGGGAGGAAAAATCAAGTCCAAG GTCAAAACACACTGCCTCAATCAAGTAATGTTGTCAACAATCAAGTAGTTTCTTGGCAATCTTCTTCTTCAACTCTACCACCATCTGGGATCTGTGCACCCAACGGATCACAGGTTCAAGGATCCAATGTTGCCAAAGGCTCATTCAATCACCCTCTGTTTTTCGTTCCAAACCATTCACAAATTCTAGAGACACCTCCTAGAACACAATCCTCTCACTGTGATACATATGTATCCCCTACTAATTTTCTTGTTGCACTACGATTTCAACCGATAGAGTTATGTTTGACCCTGAAAAACAAATGGCTTATAAAGAGAGCAGTCATTGCAATTCTCCTATCGAAGCAGATACAGGAAAAACAAGTAAGAAGGATGATGTAA
- the LOC114406260 gene encoding L-type lectin-domain containing receptor kinase VIII.2-like has product MAPFPTSHYFRAFTFSILFLKTLAFDPIPLFSYAGFGKDLKFKPNVALFGNAKVLNEGSGIHFSGFGSSRGTGRIMYKKPIKLSQGKPRQLVSFSTYFAFSVSLEDGGGLAFVMAPKGSQGNVFYQSSSSGLNDGKFEVVGVEFSASKSGRKGVSSSCDVNMNIGGSVVAKKSNTSIGEKLHVWIDYEASSRRLEVRLSQHGKARPSYPLMWHSIDLSNVLKENEMFVGFSSVKGNNDSQACDLYSWSFVLRNFPHSMHSEPLDPKVFVKNTESPVAKQRSDCFLSVLAAMIFGTGCGALTAFIVLYLWTIFGNNKRAVVPEESLVEPVDVDYRKKVKIVVDKTIEDGKK; this is encoded by the coding sequence ATGGCACCATTTCCCACTTCCCATTACTTCAGGGCCTTCACTTTCTCCATTTTGTTCCTCAAAACCCTAGCTTTTGACCCAATTCCTCTGTTTTCCTATGCTGGCTTTGGAAAAGATCTGAAATTTAAGCCCAACGTGGCCCTTTTTGGTAATGCAAAGGTTCTCAATGAAGGGTCTGGGATTCATTTCTCTGGCTTTGGGAGTTCAAGAGGCACTGGGAGAATCATGTACAAGAAACCCATCAAGCTTTCTCAAGGTAAACCAAGGCAATTAGTGTCTTTTTCTACTTACTTTGCATTTTCAGTGTCCTTGGAAGATGGGGGTGGCTTGGCTTTTGTTATGGCTCCAAAGGGTTCTCAAGGTAATGTGTTTTATCAAAGTTCTTCTTCTGGGTTGAATGATGGAAAATTTGAAGTTGTTGGTGTTGAGTTTAGTGCCTCAAAGAGTGGTAGAAAAGGGGTTTCTTCTAGTTGTGATGTGAACATGAATATTGGTGGTTCTGTTGTTGCTAAAAAAAGTAACACCTCTATTGGAGAAAAGTTGCATGTTTGGATTGACTATGAAGCTAGTTCGAGGCGCTTAGAAGTGAGATTGAGTCAGCATGGTAAAGCAAGGCCATCATATCCATTGATGTGGCATTCAATTGACTTGTCAAACGTGTTGAAGGAGAATGAAATGTTTGTGGGGTTTAGTTCTGTAAAGGGGAATAATGATTCTCAAGCATGCGATCTCTATTCATGGAGCTTTGTTCTGAGAAATTTTCCACATTCAATGCATTCAGAGCCTCTGGATCCAAAGGTCTTTGTCAAAAACACTGAAAGTCCAGTGGCTAAACAAAGGAGTGATTGCTTTTTGAGTGTTCTTGCTGCAATGATATTTGGTACTGGATGTGGAGCTTTAACAGCATTTATTGTGCTTTACTTGTGGACCATCTTTGGCAACAATAAACGTGCAGTGGTGCCAGAGGAGTCTCTTGTGGAACCTGTAGATGTTGATTATAGGAAAAAAGTCAAAATTGTTGTAGATAAAACCATCGAAGATGGTAAGAAGTAG
- the LOC114406261 gene encoding tubulin beta-2 chain-like yields the protein MREILHIQGGQCGNQIGAKFWEVVCAEHGIDPTGRYGGDSELQLERINVYYNEASCGRFVPRAVLMDLEPGTMDSVRSGPYGQIFRPDNFVFGQSGAGNNWAKGHYTEGAELIDSVLDVVRKEAENCDCLQGFQVCHSLGGGTGSGMGTLLISKIREEYPDRMMLTFSVFPSPKVSDTVVEPYNATLSVHQLVENADECMVLDNEALYDICFRTLKLTTPSFGDLNHLISATMSGVTCCLRFPGQLNSDLRKLAVNLIPFPRLHFFMVGFAPLTSRGSQQYRALSVPELTQQMWDSKNMMCAADPRHGRYLTASAMFRGKMSTKEVDEQMINVQNKNSSYFVEWIPHNVKSTVCDIPPTGLKMASTFIGNSTSIQEMFRRVSEQFTAMFRRKAFLHWYTGEGMDEMEFTEAESNMNDLVSEYQQYQDATADEDEYEEEEEEFAQHDM from the exons atgcGTGAGATCCTTCACATCCAGGGTGGCCAATGCGGCAACCAGATCGGCGCCAAGTTCTGGGAGGTGGTTTGCGCGGAGCACGGGATCGACCCCACTGGAAGGTACGGTGGGGACTCAGAGCTTCAGCTCGAGAGGATCAATGTCTACTACAACGAAGCCAGCTGCGGCCGGTTCGTGCCGCGCGCGGTTCTCATGGACCTCGAACCGGGCACCATGGACAGCGTCCGGTCCGGGCCGTACGGGCAGATCTTCAGGCCCGACAACTTTGTGTTCGGGCAGTCCGGGGCAGGAAACAACTGGGCCAAGGGGCACTACACTGAGGGTGCTGAACTCATTGATTCTGTTCTCGATGTGGTGCGCAAGGAGGCTGAGAACTGCGATTGCTTGCAAG GTTTTCAAGTGTGCCATTCCCTGGGAGGAGGAACTGGATCAGGAATGGGTACCTTGTTGATTTCTAAGATCAGGGAAGAGTACCCAGATAGGATGATGCTTACTTTCTCTGTTTTTCCTTCTCCAAAGGTTTCGGACACTGTTGTGGAACCCTACAATGCTACTCTCTCTGTTCACCAGCTTGTTGAAAACGCAGACGAGTGCATGGTGCTTGACAATGAAGCTTTGTATGACATTTGCTTCCGTACCCTCAAGCTAACCACCCCAAGCT TTGGTGACTTGAACCATTTGATCTCAGCTACAATGTCTGGTGTCACTTGTTGTTTGAGGTTCCCTGGTCAACTTAACTCTGATCTGCGAAAGCTTGCAGTGAACCTTATTCCCTTCCCTCGCCTCCACTTCTTCATGGTTGGATTTGCTCCTTTGACATCTCGTGGCTCTCAGCAATACAGGGCCTTGAGTGTTCCAGAGCTGACACAGCAAATGTGGGATTCAAAGAACATGATGTGTGCTGCTGACCCTCGACATGGCCGCTACCTCACTGCCTCAGCCATGTTTAGAGGCAAGATGAGCACCAAGGAAGTCGACGAACAGATGATCAATGTGCAGAACAAGAACTCCTCCTACTTTGTTGAGTGGATTCCTCACAACGTGAAATCCACAGTCTGTGACATTCCCCCAACTGGCTTGAAGATGGCTTCAACATTCATTGGTAACTCTACCTCCATTCAGGAAATGTTCCGTAGAGTGAGTGAGCAATTCACTGCTATGTTTAGGAGGAAGGCTTTCTTGCATTGGTATACCGGGGAAGGCATGGACGAGATGGAGTTCACAGAGGCTGAGAGCAACATGAACGATCTCGTGTCGGAGTATCAGCAGTACCAGGATGCCACTGCTGATGAGGATGAGtatgaagaggaagaggaggagttTGCCCAACATGATATGTGA